The Chitinophaga niabensis genome segment CCAGCAGGCTGTATTGCATCATTACACTTACTATATTGGAGCGTATGATATATTCCCTGATCACGTTGGGGCGGATGGAAGAGATGCCGTAGTAACGGATCTTTCCCTGCTCTTTCAATCGTTCAAATGCTTCTATGGTTTCATCGATGGGGTCTTCTATGGTTCCGCCATGCAGCTGATACAGATCAATATAATCTGTTTTGAGGCGTTGCAGGCTGCCTTCTACTGCAGACAGGATGTATTCCTTCCGGGGATTCCAATCCCAGCCACTACCATCTTCCCGCCACTGATTGCCTACTTTGCTGGCAATGATCACCTTCTCCCTTTTGCCTTGTAAAGCTCTCCCCAGCAGGCTTTCATTAGCCCCCTTATCATACAGGTCTGCCGTATCAAAATAGTTAATACCCAGGTCTATTGCCCGGCGGATCAATTCCTCATTACCTTCATTATGCTGCAGCAGAGACATGCAGCCGAAGGATACTTCACTGATCTTTAAAGAAGACCTGCCTAATGTATGGTAATTCATACAACCAAGTTAGGTATTTATCTGACGAGCACAACAGTACCTTTTCTAAAAACTTTCTTCCCGCTTTCTCCATCGGTGTATTCCAGTACCCAGGC includes the following:
- a CDS encoding aldo/keto reductase, coding for MNYHTLGRSSLKISEVSFGCMSLLQHNEGNEELIRRAIDLGINYFDTADLYDKGANESLLGRALQGKREKVIIASKVGNQWREDGSGWDWNPRKEYILSAVEGSLQRLKTDYIDLYQLHGGTIEDPIDETIEAFERLKEQGKIRYYGISSIRPNVIREYIIRSNIVSVMMQYSLLDRRPEISCLPLLEKHNIGVLARGSVAKGLLVNKPATPYLSYTTEEVQRAKEAIAAVSGTKRLPSQSAVRYVLMHSAVTSAVVGIRTQEQLEEAVANVPRLMESEYEQLTAAVPVRDYTEHL